The region CAAAGGGAAATGAAAATAGTAAACAGTAAGCAGTGAGCAGTAAACAGGAAAGGCAGTCTTTATCTGCTAACTGCTTACCGCTTACTGCTTACTTGGGGTCATTTTCGGATGAACTCCCATGAACCGAGGGTTCACAAAGGGCCATGAAAATCAGCGGGACAGGAATGTCCCGCCTATCCTCGTAGATATGGATAGGCGGGGTTTTCTTACCCCGCCGGAAGGGATTTTCGGATGAACCGTCATGAAACGGAGGTTTCACAAAGGAGGATGAAAATCAGCGGGACAAGAATGTCCCGCCTATCCTCATAGAAATGGATAGGCGGGGTTTTCTTACCCCGCCGGAGAGGATTTTCGGATGAACCGTCATGAGCCTTCGGCTCACAAAGGGGCATGAAAATTAGGCTCAGGATGAAACAACCCCACCCTCACCCGGACCCTCTCCCTGAGGGAGAGGGTGCTTAGTTTTTATCCCCTCCCCCTTGACGGGGGGGGGGTAGGGCGGGGGTGAGCTATGGAGATTTTCGGATCAACCTTGGTGACAGCCTGCAGGTCATGGCGTCATTGGCTGAGCGGGAAGGACTACGCGGCAAGGTGCAGATGATATATCTTGATCCGCCTTATGGCATTAAGTTCAACTCTAACTTCCAGTGGTCAACAACCATCAGGGATGTGAAGGATGGCAACGTTGATCATATAACCCGTTGACCAGCTCTTTTATCATTTGTGCATCCATCGCATAACCTACAATCTCTTTCGTAAATATATCCTTGTACTCCGCAAGTTAGAGCCAACTGGAGAAGACCCATTATTAGAACATGAAACGAAAGTTGTATCTTTCACACTGATTTGATATTATCCATTACAAGGAAGAGGGGTAATGATGTTTTACGAGGAGTTATTTGAAAAACTGAACAACAGCAACGTTGATTATGTAGTTGTCGGCGGTGTCGCCCTTGTCCTTCATGGTGTCATCAGGTTGACGGCAGACCTTGATCTTATGGTTCATCTGGAAGAGAAGAATCTGATCAAGTTTGTTACTATCATGAATGAGCTTGGTTACAAACCCAAAATACCTGTTAAGGCAGAAGAGTTTATTAGTACTAAAAAAAGGGAAATATGGGTAAACGAAAAAAACATGAAGGTCTTCAGCTTTTTTCATCCGCAGATGCCAATCAATCTGGTTGACATATTTGTTGAAGAACCGGTGGACTATAGCCAGATAAAAGCTGAAGCTGTCAGAATAATGTCCGGTAGTATCCCCATACCCGTGGTCTCTGTAAAAAATCTAATCAAACTAAAAGAGATTTCCGGTAGACCTCAGGATATTGCCGACATTGCAGCACTCAAAGAGATTGGAAAAAGTGGACAAAGATAAACAGGAGCACATAGACATCGTGTATACATTCACGAAGGAGAAGCTGGAAGAGTTCAAGGAAATGACTATACGGCAGAGGCTTCAATGGCTTGAGGAGGCGAACCTTTTCATTAACAAGACCATCGGCTTCAAAAAACGTGCGATTACTGATGCTAGGTTTGAGGGGCTGGAGTAGAAGAACAAGGGTCATTAATCAATGGGTGCCCCCTACGGCTACTCTTGGATAGTGTTATCATCTATAATCCTGCCGACATATCCAAAATCTACTTGTGCCTCATGACATGGAAGAGTAAATCGCAAACTGGAAATACCGCTTATATAGAAACTGTTGCTGACGATGCTGACCTTCAGGAGGTCTACGACACCGAACGACACCTTTTGTATGTTGCCTGCACCCGTGCACGGGATCATCTGTTGATTACAAGCGGTAACGAACCGTCAGAGTTTATAGATGATCTGAGGATGTGAGTTTTATAGGCGATTGAGGTGTGACGGTAAACATAAAGAGTCCAAACCAATTGATGTCCCTACAGATTCAGGTAAGAAGTCCGAAAAGTTACCTGTAAAAGTGCCTGTCTCTCCCAAGAGATAATCTAATCAGGCATGAAATATGCAATATAAATTCAGTTAAATAATGAAAAAGCATTTAATACTATTCATCATAGTATTTGTATCTTTTCTTACCGGATGCGGTGCCGGTGGTGGAGTCGGCACTGTAGATAATGGATTAACCGGCGGGAACAGTGACCAGAATAATAACCCTCCATCATCTGTCAAGAGCAAGACAGCAAAGATAAAGATTAAAGAAGACGGTTTATATAAGCTTACCTTCTCAGACCTTAATACTGCCTCTGTAGACCTATCAGGTGTAACCACAGCATCCCTGAAGATGACCAATAAAGGGGAGGAGATTGCTATAGATGTGGTTGATGCAAATATTAACGGCATCTTTGATGAAGGAGATACTGTAGAGTTTTACGGTAAGGCAATATCAAGAGATGATAAAGAATTCAGATACACAGAGACAAATATATATTGGTTATCTTCTAAAGAGGGTGAAGAAGGTTTGAGGAAGAGGATGAGGGAGATTAAGAGCAATGCCTCATCTATTCAGGGAGTACCGTCTTTTTTAAAGGTCTTACATTCAGAAGAGGCTACATGGTATGAGCAAAAGAATTATCCGGAGATTTCTTCAACCTCTGATAAAAGGGAACATTGGTTTTGGGGGGAGGTATTTTATACCCCTGGTGTTGCCGGTTCAGAGACCGGTTTATATCAGCGTGACTATAAATTCAACACTCGGGGTATTGATAAGTCACAGCCTGTCCAGTTAAAGATAAGACTACAGTCAGTAAATGGAAGCCATCATATCAGTGGGTATTTAAATGGTACTGACAATAAATTAATTGATAAGATATGGGCATCTGATAATGGCCCTTATGAGATAGAAGCAGAGGTACCTTCTTCATATTTCATTAATGGATTTAATACATTACGACTTGAAAGTGTGGGGGATACAGAATCCGGTGTTCATGAGCTTTTCTACTTAGACTGGTTTGAGGTGACATATTATCATCTCTATCAGGCCGAGAGCGGCAGGCTTGAGTTTTCCGGTAAAGGGATAATTGATGTATCAAACTTTACATCAGACAGTATATCTATATATGATTTGTCTGATTATATTAATATAAAAAAGGTTCTTCCTATCAGTATTGAAGAGACCCAAAAGGGATTCTATAAGACCGTATTTTCTACTGTTGCCTGGGAAGAGGGTAAGTTTATTGTTGTAACAGACAAGGTGAAGAAGACACCAGCAGGAATTGAGAGTTATACGCAAGCTGGTATTCGTTTAAAAGACGGGGACTATATTATAATTACGCACGAAGACTTCTACGATGCAGTTAAACCCCTTGCAGATTATAGAAGTAAACAGGGGTATAAGGTAACGACCGTAAAAATTAAGGATATATATGATGAGTTTAGTGCAGGTATTGAAACCCCTTATGCATTGAAAGACTTTCTTACTTTTGCCTATCAGAATTGGAGTCCAAGACCATCCTATGTCCTGCTTGTCGGTGATGCAACCATTGATTACAAGGATTTCAGCGGGTATGGGAAGGATTATGGCGTAAGAAGTTATGTACCGGCATACCTGTATAATTATTACGGTCTTGGAGAAGTGCCGAGTGATAACTGGTTTGCAGATGTCAATGGAAACGTGCTCCCGGAAATGAACATAGGAAGAATACCGGCTAAGTCAGCGGCAGATGTTACTGCTGTGATTAATAAAATTATAGCCCATGAAACTTCTTCTGCTAAATCCGGAAATGTGCTTCTTATAGCTGATGACAATGATAGTCCTGATATTACTACACCTTCAATTTTTGAGAGATTATCAAATACCCTTATTCCATCTATTATTGAAGGGAAAATACCTGCCTATGTATCAAAGTTATACCAGAGGGGTTATACAGGCGATTTCAGGCAAGGTATTATAGATGGAATAAATGCAGGTCCATTAATAGTTAATTACACGGGACACGGTTCTGTTGTGAACTGGACAAAAGAAGTTGCGTTTTCATCAGAGGATGTAGATTCTCTTGCCAGGCAATCCGATTATCCATTTGTTGTAGCGTTAAATTGCCTTAATGGGTATTTTGTATTACCTGATGATGGAGTTGAATATGTAGAGCAGGGTGGGGCTAAACAAAGGCAATATCCATCTATTGCAGAGTCATTCTTGATGACACCGGAGAAAGGCGCTGTAGCTGTTTGGGCAGCGAGTGCAATAGGTTATCCATCAGAACATGACCCGCTTGCAGGGGCTTTGTATGATATAGTCTTTAATCAGGAAAATTTAACTCTCGGTGAGGCGGTTACAAAGGCAAAAGAAGTTGTGTTTCTAAGCAGGGAGATACCTCCAGGTGATGATATAGATGTTGTTCAAACCTTTATTTTCTTCGGGGATCCGGCGACGAGGCTGAAGTAGTAAGCAGTGAACAGTATGCAGAAGTCAGAAGCAAGAGGTAAGAAGTAAGAAGTAAGAAGTCAGAAGTAAGAAGCAAGAAGTCAGAAGTAAGAAGTAAGAAGTAAGAAGCAAGAAGCAAAATAGAAGTCAGAAAAAATAAAAGGCTAAGGGCCTCTCGTTTGGTATTATCAATTTCCCAGAAATTGAATCTCCCGCGTTCTATGCACGGGTCCCACTCTCCCCAATAAGAATCGGGGCATTTTCAAGGTCCTTAGCCTTATCATAATGTCTTTTTATGCCTTCAATATATCCTCCTGAAATATGGAAGTCAAGGCACAACAGCAGAGATAGGATTTTTTCTTGCTATTGGATAGTTATATATGATATAAAGTTAGAGTTTTTAATCAAATACATTAACTACTGTTCGTACTGGATAAACAGTTCGAACGCCTAAAAGGGGGGCTTAGATGGGAAGAGTAAATTTTCAATTTACATCAGAGTCGGTTACAGAAGGACATCCGGATAAGATTGCAGACCAGGTGTCTGATGCAATCCTGGATGCGTTAATCTCTAATGATCCGAATTGCCGTGTCGCAG is a window of Nitrospirota bacterium DNA encoding:
- a CDS encoding nucleotidyltransferase, with product MMFYEELFEKLNNSNVDYVVVGGVALVLHGVIRLTADLDLMVHLEEKNLIKFVTIMNELGYKPKIPVKAEEFISTKKREIWVNEKNMKVFSFFHPQMPINLVDIFVEEPVDYSQIKAEAVRIMSGSIPIPVVSVKNLIKLKEISGRPQDIADIAALKEIGKSGQR